In Thermus aquaticus, the sequence GATGGCGGCCGCCAGGGCGGCGATCACGTCCCCGTCAGAGATGAGCTTGACCCGGGCCCCGGCCTCCCGGATCTCCCGGATGAGCCCTTCGTGCCGGGGGCGGTCCAGGACCACCACCACCAGGTCCTCCACCGAGCGCTGGAGGGCCAGGGCCAAAGCCTTCAGGTTGGCGGCCACGGGCCAGGTGAGGTCCACCAGCCCGGCGGCGGGCGGGGGGACGATGAGCTTTTCCATGTACATGTCGGGGGCGTGGAAGAGCCCGCCCTTCTCGCTGATGGCGATCACGGTGACGGCGTTGGGCAGGCCCTTGGCGGCGGTGGTGGTCCCCTCCACCGGGTCCACGGCGATGTCCACCTCGAGGCCCCCCGCCCCCAGGACCTCGCCGATGTAGAGCATGGGGGCCTCGTCTATCTCCCCCTCGCCGATGACCACGGTGCCCTTGATGGGAAGCTCGTTGAGGACCCGGCGCATGGCCTCGGTGCCCGCCTCGTCCACGGCCTCCTTGTCCCCCTTGCCCGCCAGGCGGCTCGCCGCCAGGGCGGCCTGCTCCGTGACCCGCACCACCTCCAGGACCAAGCGGCGTTCTATTTCCATGCTTCCACTATACCGGGAAGGCGTTATACCACCCCATGCTGGCGCAAGCCAGCATGGGGGCCCCGGCAAAAGGTTACTGGCGCAGTTACCCGGCATTGTGGGCCGAAGGAACAATAATGAACAATAATGGGCCCATGGAAGCCCTGCAGGCGGGAGGGCCGGAGGCTTACCGGAAGCTCCTTAGGAAGAGGTACCTGCGCCGCTTAAAGCGGAGGGGCCTTTGGGCCTACCTTCTCGGCCTGGTGCGCCTCGTTTACCTAGAGGCCAGGCTCCTGAGGCGCCTCTGGCTCAACCGCTAGCCTTCTGGGGCCGGTGCCGCTTTAGGAGGGTCTCGGCCAGGTCCTCGAGGCTGAGCCCCGTCTCCGCCAGGGTGAGGAGGAGGTGGAAGAGGAGGTCCGCCGCCTCCCACCGGATCTCCTCGGGATCCCCGTTCTTGGCGGCGATGATGACCTCCCCCGCCTCCTCGCCGATCTTCTTCAGGATGCGGTCCAGGCCCGCCTGGTGCATCCTGGCCACGTAGCTCCCCTCGGGAAGCGTCTTAAGCCTCTCCAGGATGGTGGCGTAGACCTGGCCCAGGGCGAAGCCCAGGTCCTTCCTGCCCCCTAGCAGGGGGCGGTGGAAGCAGGTCCTCTCGCCGGTGTGGCAGGCGGGGCCCTTGGGGATCACCCGGTAGACCACGGCGTCCCCGTCGCAGTCCAGGAGGACCTCCACCACTTCCTGGACGTTCCCCGAGGTCTCCCCCTTGCGCCAGAGGCTCTTTCGGCTTCGGCTGTAGAAGACGCTTTGCCCCGTCCGCAAGGTCTCCTCGAGGGCCTCCCGGTTGGCGTAGGCCAGGGTCAGGACCTCCCCCGTGCGGGCGTCCTGGACCACCACCGGCACCAGGCCCCTTTTGTCAAAGCGCACCGCCGTAAGGTCCATGCCCCTCAGTCTAGCCGCACGTGGAGGCCCCGCTCCGCCAGAAAGGCCTTGAGCCCGGGGATGGGGATCTCGCCGAAGTGGAAGACGCTGGCCGCCAAAGCGGCCTCGGCACCCGCTTGGAAGACTTCCAGAAAGTGCTCCATCCGCCCCGCCCCCCCGCTGGCGATGACGGGCACGTTCACCGCCTGGGCCACAAGCCGGGTGAGCCTCAGGTCGTACCCCTCCTTGGTGCCGTCCTTGTCCATGCTGGTGAGGAGGATCTCCCCGGCCCCAAGCTCCGCCCCCCTCACCGCCCACTCCACGGCGTGGAGGCCCGTGGGGATTCGGCCCCCGGCCACGTAGACCTCGGGGAAGTCTCCCCGCCACCTGGCGTCAATGGCCAGGACCACCGCCTGGGCGCCGAAGTGGTCGGCGAGCTCGGCGATGAGCTCGGGCCGCCCTACCGCCGCCGAGTTCACGCTCACCTTGTCGGCCCCCGCCAGGAGGAGCTTCCTGGCGTCCTGGAGACTCCTCACCCCCCCGCCCACGGTGAGGGGGATGAAGACCCTCTCGGCCACCTGGGCCACCACCTCCAAGAGGATGGCCCGCTCCTCGAGGGTGGCGGAGATGTCCAGGAAGACGAGCTCGTCGGCCCCGGCCTCGTCGTAGGCCCGGGCGGCCTCCACCGGGTCCCCGGCGTCTTGGAGGTTGACGAAGTTCACCCCCTTCACCACGCGGCCGGCGTGGACGTCCAGGCAGGGGATGATGCGCTTGGCCAGGCTCATAGGGGGGGATGGTAGAGGAGTTCGGCCTGGGGAAGGAGGAGGGGGGCCACCCTTTCCCCCCTGGCCACGGAAAAGCTCTCCCCGTAGACCCTCCCCTCCGGCCTCCTAAAGACCTGAAGGGCCTTATGGGTGAGGAGCCGGACCTCGGGAACCCCGGCCTCGGCGTAGAGGGGAAGCTTTTTCTCCCGGTCCCAGGCCTCCGTGGAGAGGCTCACCTCCACCAGGAGGAGGACGTCCTTGGGGCGGGGGTGGTCCTGGGTGTAGAAGTCTTCCCGGGGCCTAAGGAGGAGGTCGGGGAGGGGCAGGCTGTGGGGGGAGAGGTAAAGGGGGCTTTGCACCCGGATCTGGGCCAGGCCCTGGACCTTGGGGGCTAGGGCGTGGAGGAGCCAGTCTAAGTACCCCACCGCGGCATTCGCCGCGGTGGGGGCCCCAGAAAATCCCTTCCACAGCCCCAACTTGGGCACCCCATGTTGCGAAACCAAAGTGCGGGCACTTAGGAGCCCGGCGTGCTGGCTGGAAGGGGGGGTCATCTCGTAGACCTCGCCGTCCAAAAGCTCCAGGCGGGCCTCGGGGTGGAGGCTGGCCAGGGCCAGAACCTCCTCCACCCGGAACCGGTGCCGCACCATAGGGGCCATTATACTTTCCCGAAGGCCCTTCCGGTGCTACCATCTAAAGGATGGAACGGGTGAACGTGGTGGGCGGGGGCCTCGCGGGGAGCGAGGCCGCCTGGACCCTTCTTCGCATGGGCGTGCCGGTGCGGCTTTTTGAGATGCGCCCTAAGCGCATGACCCCGGCCCACACCACCGACCGCTTCGCCGAGATCGTCTGCTCCAACTCCCTGGGCGGGGAGGGGGAGACTAACGCCAAGGGCCTCCTTCAGGCGGAGATGCGCCTTTCGGGAAGCCTGGTCATGGAGGCGGCGGAGGCGGCCCGGGTGCCCGCCGGCGGGGCCTTGGCCGTGGACCGGGAGGTCTTCTCCGGGTTCATCACCGAGAGGCTTCAGGCCCACCCCCTCCTCGAGGTGGTGCGGGAGGAGGTCAGGGAGATCCCCGAGGGCCTCACGGTTTTGGCCACGGGGCCCCTCACCTCGGAGGCCCTGGCCGAAGCCCTGAAGAGGCGCTTTGGCGATCACTTCCTCGCCTACTACGACGCCGCCAGCCCCATCGTCCTCTACGAGAGCATTGACCTCTCCAAGTGCTTCCGCGCCGGGCGCTACGACCAGAGCGCCGACTACCTCAACTGCCCCATGACCGAGGAAGAGTACCGCCGCTTTTACGAGGCCCTGGTGGCGGCGGAGCGCCACACCCCCCACGAGTGGGAGAACCTCCAGTACTTTGAGGCCTGCGTGCCCGTGGAGGAGCTGGGGCGGAGGGGGTACCAGACCCTCCTCTACGGCCCCATGAAGCCCGTGGGCCTCAAGGACCCCAGGACGGGAAAGGAGCCCTTCGCCGTGGTGCAGCTTCGCCAGGAGGACAAGGAGGGGCGGATGTGGAGCCTGGTGGGCTTCCAGACCGGCCTCAAGTGGCCCGAGCAGAAGCGCCTCATCCAGATGATCCCCGGTTTAGAGAACGCCGAGATCGTCCGCTACGGGGTCATGCACCGCAACACCTACCTGAACGCCCCGAGGCTCCTAAGGGAGACCCTGGAGTTCAAGGGGGCGGAGGGGCTTTTCGCCGCCGGGGTCCTGGCGGGGGTGGAGGGGTATCTGGAAAGCGCCGCCACGGGCTTTTTGGCCGGCCTGAACGCCGCCCGCCGGGCTTTGGGCCTGGAGCCTCTGGTCCCCCCTGAGGCCAGCATGCCGGGAGGGCTGGTCCGCTTCCTGGCCACGGCCAACCCCGAGAACTTCCAGCCCATGAACGCCAACTGGGGCCTGGTGCCGCCTGTGGAGGGGCGGGGCAAGAAGGAGAAGCGCCAGGCCATGTACCGAAGGGGCCTCGAGGCCTTCGCCCAGTGGCTTTCCGCCCTCAAGCCCCCCCTTCCCGGGGCGAGGAGCCTTCAGCCTCTGCCCTGAGCTTTAGGGCCTTCAGGGCCACCTCCCGTTCGTTCCAGGGCAAGGCTTCCTGGCCCCTTTCCAGAGTGGCCTCGTGCCCCTTGCCCGCAAGGAGCACCGTGTCCCCCTCCTGGGCCTCCAGGATGGCCTTCAAGATGGCCTCCTCCCGGTCGGGGACCAGTTCAAAACGCCCCCCTTCCGCCGCGGCCGCCCGGGCCATGGCCTCGAGGATGGCCCCTAGGTCCTCGGTGCGGTGGTCCTCCTCGGTGAAGAAGGCCTTGTCGGCCAGGCGGGCCGCCACCCGGCCGATGTCCTCCCGCCTTCTCGGGTCCCTCTCCCCCGCCGCCCCCACCACGAGGAGAAGCCGCCCCTTTGTGGTGGACCTCAGGGTCCTGAGCGCCGCCTCCAGGCTTTTGCCGGTGTGGGCGAAGTCTATGACCACCCGGAAGGGTTTTTCCTGCACCACCTCCATCCGGCCCGGGACCCCCGGGAAGCCGGAAAGGCGCTCAAGGACTTTTTCTAGGGGAACCCCCGCGGCCAAAGCGGCGGCGGAGGCGGCCAGGGCGTTTTCCACGTTGTGGGCGCCGATGAGGGGGAGGTGAACCTCCCTCTTCCCCCAGGGGGTGTGGAGGGTGAAGCGCAGGCCCTCTTCCTCCCGCACCCCTTCCGCCCACACCTCCCCTCCCGGCCCGAAGAGGAGGTGGGGCCTCTGGCGAAGCCTTTCCAGGTGGGGCAGGCTGGTATTTAAGACGGCCAGGTCCGAGCGCTCCACCAGGAGGGTCTTGGCGTTGAAGTAGGCCTCGGGGGTGCCGTGGAAATCCAGGTGGTCGTCGGGGTAGAAGTTGACGAAGACCCCCACCCGGAAGGTGAGCCCCTCCACCCGCTTGAGGGCCAGGGCGTGGCTGGAGACCTCAAGAACGGCCTCCCTCAGGCCCCTATCGGCGGCCTCCCTCAGGAAGGCGTAGACCTCGGGGGCCTCGGGGGTGGTAAAGTGGCCGATGGGGGGCCTGGCCTCCCCGCCCAGGCGGAGGCCCACGGTGGAGAGGAGGGCGGCCCCTTCCAGGAGGTGGTGGAGGAGGAAGGCCGTGGTGCTCTTCCCCTTGGAACCCGTGACCCCAAAAAGCCTCAAGGCGCGGTCCGGCTCCCCGTAAAAGCGCCGGGCCAGGAGGGCCAGGGCCTGGCGGCTATCGGCCACCCGGGCGTAGGGGACGGGGAGGGTGAGGTCCTGTTCCCCCACCACGGCGATGGCCCCCCGCCTGAGGGCCTCGGGGATGAAGGCGTGCCCGTCCAGGGGCCTGCGGTGGGGGAGGGGGACGCCGGGGACGGCTACGAAGACGAAGCCGGGCTCCACCCGCCTGGAGTCCTGGGTGAGGCCCCGCACGGGCAGGGGCGGGGCCTCCTGGCCCAGGGGGGCGAAAAGCTCCTTGAGGGTCATGAGCCAAGCCTCCGCTTTAGCGCCTCCAGAAGGGCCATGCGGTCCTCCTCCCTGTCCACGAAGTCCAGGCGGTCGGCCTCCACCACTTCCACCGGGGACAGGTTCCAGGAGGCCATCAGGTCCTCGTAGAGGGCGTTCAAGGAGAGGAGGTAGCGGTCGGGGATCTGCCTTTCAAAGGGGCGGCCCCGTTTGGCGATCCTGGCCTTCAGGGTGGGGAGGCTCGCCCGCAGGTAGATGAGGAGGTCGGGCTTCCTGAGGGCCGGGGAGACGCTCTGGAAGAGGTCCATGTAGGTCTCCCAGTCCCGCCGGGAGAGGAAGCCTTCCCGGTGGAGGTTCTTGGCGAAGACGAAGGCGTCCTCGTAGACCGTGCGGTCCTGGACCACCCGGGGGTTGCCGTTCACCTCCAAAAGGTGCTGGCGCACCCGCCGGGCCAGGAAGAAGACCTGGGAGTGAAAGGCGTAAGACGCCATGTCCCGGTAGAAGTCCTCCAGGTAGGGGTTCTCGCTCACCGCCTCGTAGACGGGCTTGAGGTCGAAGGCCTCGGCCAGGAGGGCGGTGAGGGTGCTCTTGCCGCTGCCGATGTTGCCGGCGATGGCGATGTACATCAGGGCCTCTTCTGGGCCAGGTGCTCCCTGACCAGGGCCACCACCGCCTCCCGGTGGGGGCCGGTGGGGCTGAAGTCCAGGGCGTCGGCCTCGAGGACCAGAAGGGGGTGGGGGTAGCGGGCGAATTGGCGCTCGTAGGCCTCGGAGAGGGCCTCCAGGTAGGCGGGGTCCATGCCCCGCTCAAAGGGGCGGCCCCGCCGGGCGATCCTGTCTAGGAGGACGGGGACCGGGGCCCTCAGGTAGACCGTGAGGTCGGGCGGGGGCACCTTTGGGGCCAGTTCCCGGTAGAGCTCCAGGTAGAGGTCCCACTCCGGGCCCTCCAGGTTGAGGCTGGCGAAGATGGGGTCCTTGTCCAGGAGGTAGTCGGCCACCACGCCTCCGAAAAGGGGCTTTTGCCGCAAGGGGGCGAGCTGGCGGAAGCGGGAGAGGAGGAAGAAGACCTGGACCTTGAAGGCGTAGCGCCGCCGGTCCTGGTAGAAGAGGGGCAAGAAGGGGTTTTCCTCCACCACCTCCAAAAGGGGCTCGGCCCCCAGGGCCTCCGAAAGAAGCCGGGCCAGGGTGGTCTTGCCCACCCCGATGGGTCCTTCCACGGCCAGGTACACGCCTCACCTCCGGGGACGGGCCATCATGACCAGGGTGGCCTCGAGGCGGCGCCCCTCCCGCCAGAGGGTGAGGCGCACCCGGTCCCCCGGGCGGAAGCGGGCGATCTGCCGCACCACCTCCGCCTTGTCCTTGACCGGCTTGCCGTTGATGGCCAGGATCACGTCCCCCAGGGCCAAAAGCCGGCCCTGGGCGTCCCGCTGGGCCCCCCTGAGGCCGGCCCGGGCGGCGGGGCTACCCGGCTCCACCCGGTCCACCATGGCCCCCTGGGTGGTGGTGAGGCCCAGGGCCCGTAGGAGCACTGGGGGAAGCTCCTCCAGGGAGACCAGGCTGGCCCCAAGCCACCCCCTCTGGGGGATGCCGAAGCGCTCCAGGTCCTCCACGCTCTGGGCCGCCAGCTCCCCCGGGATGGCCACGCCGATCCCCCCCACCCCCGAGGGGCCGCCCACCACGTCGGCCACCACGCCCATCACCTGCCCCTGGAGGTTCAGGAGGGGGCTTCCCGAGTTGCCCACGGTGAGGGGGGCGTCGGTGAAGAGGTACGCCCCCACCTCGGCCCCGATGCTGGGGTCGGGGGTGGGGACCTCGAGGGGGCCCACCCCGGCCAGGATGCCGGAGGAGGCCAGGGGGCCCTGGCCATAGGGGAAGCCCACCAGGACCAGGCCCATCCCCAGGGGAAGGCTCTCCGGAGAGGCCCGGTTAAAGCTCAGGACCGCCGGGGCCTGCACGCCCTTCACCGTAAGGAGGGCCAGGTCTATCCCCGGGTCCACGGCGAAGCGCTCGGCGGGGAAGGTGCGGCCGTCGTAAAGGCGGATGGTGAGGTCGGAGAGGTCCTGGACCACGTGGTAGTTGGTGACCACCCGCAAGGGGCTCACGAAGAAGCCCGTGCCCACGGTCCCGCCGTCGGCGGCGGGGGCCGTGCCCTGGATGCGCACCACGGCGGGGAGGGCCCTCTTGATGACCTGGCTCCGGGCCACCTCCTCGGGGGCGGTGAGGCGCTGGCCCAGGGCGAGGGCCAAGGCGAGAAGGAGGCCAAGGAAGACAGGGCGGCCCATGCCCTTACATTACCTCAGGGGCGGGGATGCCCAGGAGGCCGAGGCCGATCTTAAGGGTCTCCTGAAGGCTTCTCACCAGCTCCAGCCTGAGCTCCCGCAAGCCTTCCGGGGCGGTGAGGACGGGGGTGGCGGGGCGGCCCTCCTCCTTGGCGTTGTAGTAGGCGTTCCAGGCGGCCGCCAGGTCCAGGAGGTACTGGGCCAGGACGTGGGGGCTCTTTTCCGCGGCGGCCTCCAGCACCGCCTCCTCAAAGTCCAGGAGGGCCAGGGCCAGCTCCCGCTCGTAGGGGGTGGCCTGGGCGGGGTCCGGGGGGCCCCACTCCCCCGCCTTGCGCAGGATGGCGTGGGCCCGGGCGTGGGCGTACTGGACGTAGGGCCCCGTGTCCCCCTCAAAGGAGAGGGCCTCCTGGTAGCGGAAGTCTATCTGCTTTCTGGGCTCGGTCTTGCTCATGGCGAAGCGGATGGCTCCCAGGGCCACCATCCGGGCCGCCTCCTCCTTGTCGGGGTGGTCGGGGTTCTTCTCGCTGATGACGGCCAGGGCTCGCCTCCTGGCCTCCTCCAGGACCTCGTCCACGCTCACCGAGAGGCCCTTCCGCCCCGACATCTGCTTGCCTTCCAGGAGGACGGTTTCGTAGGCCAGGTGGAAGGCCCGCTGGGCCAGGTCCGGGCGGCCCGCCAGGGCCAAGGCGGCCCGCACCAGGGCCTGGGGGTGGCTCTGGCGCACGTCAATGACGTTGATGGTCTCCTGGGCCCTTGGGGTGTAGGGCTCCCCCTCGGGGGCGCTGGTCCTGAGGTGGGGGTAGTAGGGGTTTTCGTAGGGGCGGAAGGGGAGGCCCTCCAGAAGGCCCATCTTCCAGAACTGGAAGGCGATGTCCTTGGCGTAGTAGGTGGCGGCCCCGCCGGAGCGCACCAGGACGAAGTAGGGGTCCTCGAGGCCCGGGATGAAGGGGCTAGCGTCCATGACCAGGGCCCCGGCGTACTTGCCCTCCGTGGGCCGGAAGACGTGGGGGCTCCGCTCCAAAATGGCCAGGGCCTTCTTGAGAAGCCCCGCCCGCACGATGTCGGACTCCCAGACCAAGAGGTCGTAGTGGGCGGCCAGGGCGTGCATGGTGGCCATCTGGGCCAGGAGGATGCGGTTCACCTCCTCCCTTAGCTCCCCCCGCTCCAGGGCGTGGAGGACCTCCTCAATGGCGGGCTGAAGCTTCTCGTACTCGGGGTCCTGGTGGAGGCGCACGTAGGCCCTGCCGGCGAAGTGGTCGTACTTCTCCTTCCCGTCCCAGGTGAGGCCGTAGTGCCTCAGGGCGAAGAGGGTCTCCGCCGCCTGGCGGCCGGTGTCGTCTATGTAGTTGAGGACCAGGACCTCGCGGCCAGCGTAATCCAGGATGCGGGCCAGGCTGTCCCCCAGGACGATGTTCCGGAGGTGGCCCACGTGAAGCTCCTTGTTGGGGTTCACCGAGGTGTGCTCAATGAGGACCAGGCCCTCCCGTTTGGGGAAGGGCCCCTTGGGGCGGAGGGCCTCCTCGAGGAGGTCTTCCGTCCGCAGGCGGAAGTTTAGGTACCCCCCCACGGGGATGGCCTCCTCCACGAAGGGGGGAAGTTCCAGGCGGCTTTTAAGCTCCTCGGCGATGGTTTGGGGGGGCTTCCTCAGCTCCTTGGCCAGGGCGAAGAGGGGAACTCCGTAGTCCCCGGGCTTGTCCTTGGGGGCCTTGGCCACCTTGAGGCGGAGGTCCAGGCCCATCTCCTTGAGGGCGGCGTGAATGGCCTCTTCCAGGGCGCGGCGCACCATCAGGGGGCCATCATACAAGGCCTTTGGGGTTTTGCGGGGATGGGGAGGCAAACTGGAGCCACCATGGGAAGGTGGGTTTGGGCGTGGTTCCTTTGGGGCGTGGCCCAAGGCGGTGGCCCTGGCGGCGGGCCAGGCCCACCTCCTGGTCCTGGGCGAGGACGGCCGGGTCTACGCCCTGGGGGAAAACGAGATGGGGCAACTGGGGGACGGCACCCAGGAGAGTCGCCTGGAGCCCAGGCCCGTGGAGGGGCTCTTAGGGGTCAGGGCCATCGGGGCGGGGGACGCCCACAGCCTGGCCCTTCTGGCCGATGGCCGCCTCTTTGCCTGGGGGGACAACCGCTTTGGCCAGCTGGGGGACGGCACCCGGGAGGTTCGGCTCAGGCCGGTTCAGGTGCGCCTTCCCTGAGGGCCTCCTTGAGGGCCTGGGCCGCCTTGAGGCTCATCCCCGGGAGGCGGGCCAGCTCCTCCAGGGGGGCCTCCTTGAGGGCCTTTAGCCCGCCGTAGCGCTCCAGAAGGAGCTTCCTCCTGGCCTCCCCGATGCCGGGGATGCCCTCCAGGACCTTTAGGGCCTCCTGGGCGCGGCGCTTTTGGTGGTAGCGGAGGCCGTTTGCGTGGGCCTCGTCCCGGAGGTGGATGAGGAGCCTCAGGGCGGGGTGGGTGAGGGGGAGGCGGATCTCCCGTCCCTCGGGGGTGATGAGGACCTCCTCCTTCTTGGCCAGGCCCACCAGGGGCAGGCTGAGGCCCGCCCGCTCCAGGGCCCGCATGGCCGCCCGCACCTGGCCCAGGCCCCCGTCAATGAGGAGGAGGTCGGGGAGGGGCATCTCCTTGAGGCTTCCCGTGAAGCGGCGGAAGACCCCCTCCTCCATGGCGGCGTAGTCGTCGTTGCCGGCCCTGAGGCGCATCCTGCGGTACTCGGCCTTTTTGGGCCTTCCCCCCTCCATGACGGCCATGGAGAAGACCGGGGCCTCGCCCTGGAGGTGGCTCACGTCGTAGCCCTCTATGCGGAAAGGGCGCCTGGAAAGCGCCAAGAGGTCCTGCAAGGCCTTGAGCCCCGGGTGGTCCCCCCGCCTCTCCAGAAGCTTGAGCTCACTCTCCAGGGCCAGGCGGGCGTTTTTCTCCGCCAGCTCTAAGAGCCTCTGCTTCTCGCCCCGCTTGGGGACCCTGAGCTCCACCCGCCTCCCCGCCCGGCGGCGGAGGAGCTCGGCCAGGCTCTCCAGGTCCTCCAGGGGGAAGGGGAGGAGGACCAGGGGAGGGAGGGGGGAGGCCTCCAGGTAGTGGTCGCGGAGGAAGGCCCAGAGGATCTCCTCGTCGGTGGCCTCCTCCTTCTCCACCACCCGGCTGATGCGGCCCAGGATCCGCCCGGAGCGCACCTGGTAGAGCTGGACCACGCTAAGCGCCCCGGCCCGGGCCATGCCCAGGAAGTCCAGGTCGCCCATCTCCGGGTCAAAGGCCTGCTGGGCCGTGGAGAAGAAGGCCTTGAGGGCCTCTATCTGGTCGCGGATCTCGGCCGCCCGCTCAAACTCAAGCCTCCTCGCGGCCTCCCGCATCTTGGCCTCTAGCTCCGAAAGAAGCCCGTCCACCCGGCCCTCGAGGACCGCCTCCACCTGCCGCACCACCTCGCCGTAAGCCTTGGGGTCCGCCAGGCCCACGCAGGGGGCCAGGCACCGCCCCATGCTGTGGTTGAGGCAGGGGTAGCGCCGCCTTTTCATGGGGTAGCCGGAGTTTTTCCTCAAGGGGAAGAGGCGGTCCACGAGGGCCTTGATGCGGCGCAGGGCGCCGGCCTCGGGGAAGGGCCCGTAGTACCTGGCCCCGTCCTCCTCCACCCGCCGCACCACCAAGAGGGTGGGGAAGGGTTCGTTGGTGAGCTTGAGGAAGGGGTAGTGCTTGTCGTCCTTGAGGAGGACGTTGTAGGGAGGGCGGTGGGCCTTGATGAGGTTGGCCTCCAGGAGGAGGGCCTCCACCTCGTCCCGGGTGGCGATGAAGTCCAGGGCCGTGGCCTCCTCGGCGATGCGCCTGGCCTTGCCCTCGGCGTGGAAGTAGCTCTTCACCCGGGCGCGGAGGCTCTTGGCCTTGCCCACGTAGAGCACCTCCTCCCCCCGCTTCCATAGGTAGACCCCGGGGGCCTCCGGGAGGGGGGGAAGCTCTTCGGGCCGCATCTTTCCCATTGTAGACTCTCCCCGTGGACCCCTTCCTGGTGGACGCCCACCTGGACCTGGCCTATAACGCCCTGGACCTGGGCCGGGACCTGACCCTCCCCCTAAAGGCCCTGCGCCAACGGGACCCCCACCCCGACACCCCGGTGGTGACCCTCCCCTCCCTGCGGGAGGCCCGGGTGGGCATCGCCTTCGCCACCCTCTTCGTGGAGCCCCGGGCGGGGGGGCTTTCGGCCTGGGAGGAGGCCCTTCACGCCCAGCTCGCCCTCTACGAGGCCTGGGAAGGGATGGGCTTGGTGCGCCTCCTGAGGGAGCGGGAAGACCTCCTCCGCCACCTGGAGCGCTTTCCCCAAGACGGCACCCCGGGCCTGGTCCTCCTTTTGGAGGGGGCCCACCCCCTGCCGGAGCCCGAGGCCTTGGCGCCCCTCAGGAAAAGGGGCCTCAGGCTCCTCTCCCTCACCTGGGCCACCAAAAACGCCTACGCCGGGGGCAACGCCGGGCCCGGTCCCCTGACGGCGAAGGGCCTCGCCCTCCTGAAGGCCATGGAGGACCTGGGCGTGGCCCTGGACCTCTCCCACCTGGCCGATGAGGCCCTCTTCCCCGCCCTGGAGGCCTACGGGGGGCCGGTGTGCGCCACCCACGCCAACGCCAGGGCCCTCACCCCCACGCCCCGCCACCTCTCCGACGAGGCCCTTAAGGCCCTGGCCCAGAGGGGCGGGGTTCTGGGCCTCGTCCCCTTCAGCGCCTTTCTGGACGCAGGGTGGAAGCGGGGGATGGAGAGGCTTCCCCTCGCCGCCTTCCTCCGGCACAAGGCCCACGCCGAGGCCATCCTGGGCCCCAGGGGGGTGGGGCTGGGCACGGACTGGGACGGGGGGTTTGGCCTCGAGGCCCTTCCCCAGGGCCTGGACCGCCACCGGGACCTGTGGGCCCTGGGGGACGAGGGCTTTCTCGGGGGCAACTGGCTTTCCTGGCTACTTTCCTGGTTCTAGGGGCACCACGGCCAGGGTGCACCGGCTGGCGGCCACAAGCTTTTCCTCCTCGTCGTAGACCTTAACCTCCCAGACCTGGGTGGTGCGGCCCACGTGGAGGGGCCTGCCCACGGCCCGGATGGTGCCCTCCCGCTTGCTGCGGATGTGGTTGCAGTTGATCTCCAGGCCGAAGGCCCCGTACCCTGGGGGGCAGTTCAAGAAGCCCCCCAAGCTGGCCACGCTCTCCGCCAGGGCCACCGTGGCCCCTCCGTGGAGGAAGCCGAAGGGCTGGTGGACCCTGGGGGAGACCGCAAGCTCCGCCACCACCTCGTCCTTCTCCGCCTTCAGGTAGCGCACCCCCAGGGTCTTGTCCAGGGTTTCCTTGGCCAGAAAGGCGTCCTTGTCCATGGCTTGGAGTATAAAGGGGGGCGTGGGTCTGGTG encodes:
- a CDS encoding dipeptidase produces the protein MDPFLVDAHLDLAYNALDLGRDLTLPLKALRQRDPHPDTPVVTLPSLREARVGIAFATLFVEPRAGGLSAWEEALHAQLALYEAWEGMGLVRLLREREDLLRHLERFPQDGTPGLVLLLEGAHPLPEPEALAPLRKRGLRLLSLTWATKNAYAGGNAGPGPLTAKGLALLKAMEDLGVALDLSHLADEALFPALEAYGGPVCATHANARALTPTPRHLSDEALKALAQRGGVLGLVPFSAFLDAGWKRGMERLPLAAFLRHKAHAEAILGPRGVGLGTDWDGGFGLEALPQGLDRHRDLWALGDEGFLGGNWLSWLLSWF
- the uvrC gene encoding excinuclease ABC subunit UvrC, translated to MGKMRPEELPPLPEAPGVYLWKRGEEVLYVGKAKSLRARVKSYFHAEGKARRIAEEATALDFIATRDEVEALLLEANLIKAHRPPYNVLLKDDKHYPFLKLTNEPFPTLLVVRRVEEDGARYYGPFPEAGALRRIKALVDRLFPLRKNSGYPMKRRRYPCLNHSMGRCLAPCVGLADPKAYGEVVRQVEAVLEGRVDGLLSELEAKMREAARRLEFERAAEIRDQIEALKAFFSTAQQAFDPEMGDLDFLGMARAGALSVVQLYQVRSGRILGRISRVVEKEEATDEEILWAFLRDHYLEASPLPPLVLLPFPLEDLESLAELLRRRAGRRVELRVPKRGEKQRLLELAEKNARLALESELKLLERRGDHPGLKALQDLLALSRRPFRIEGYDVSHLQGEAPVFSMAVMEGGRPKKAEYRRMRLRAGNDDYAAMEEGVFRRFTGSLKEMPLPDLLLIDGGLGQVRAAMRALERAGLSLPLVGLAKKEEVLITPEGREIRLPLTHPALRLLIHLRDEAHANGLRYHQKRRAQEALKVLEGIPGIGEARRKLLLERYGGLKALKEAPLEELARLPGMSLKAAQALKEALREGAPEPA
- a CDS encoding arginine--tRNA ligase, translated to MVRRALEEAIHAALKEMGLDLRLKVAKAPKDKPGDYGVPLFALAKELRKPPQTIAEELKSRLELPPFVEEAIPVGGYLNFRLRTEDLLEEALRPKGPFPKREGLVLIEHTSVNPNKELHVGHLRNIVLGDSLARILDYAGREVLVLNYIDDTGRQAAETLFALRHYGLTWDGKEKYDHFAGRAYVRLHQDPEYEKLQPAIEEVLHALERGELREEVNRILLAQMATMHALAAHYDLLVWESDIVRAGLLKKALAILERSPHVFRPTEGKYAGALVMDASPFIPGLEDPYFVLVRSGGAATYYAKDIAFQFWKMGLLEGLPFRPYENPYYPHLRTSAPEGEPYTPRAQETINVIDVRQSHPQALVRAALALAGRPDLAQRAFHLAYETVLLEGKQMSGRKGLSVSVDEVLEEARRRALAVISEKNPDHPDKEEAARMVALGAIRFAMSKTEPRKQIDFRYQEALSFEGDTGPYVQYAHARAHAILRKAGEWGPPDPAQATPYERELALALLDFEEAVLEAAAEKSPHVLAQYLLDLAAAWNAYYNAKEEGRPATPVLTAPEGLRELRLELVRSLQETLKIGLGLLGIPAPEVM
- a CDS encoding S1C family serine protease, producing MGRPVFLGLLLALALALGQRLTAPEEVARSQVIKRALPAVVRIQGTAPAADGGTVGTGFFVSPLRVVTNYHVVQDLSDLTIRLYDGRTFPAERFAVDPGIDLALLTVKGVQAPAVLSFNRASPESLPLGMGLVLVGFPYGQGPLASSGILAGVGPLEVPTPDPSIGAEVGAYLFTDAPLTVGNSGSPLLNLQGQVMGVVADVVGGPSGVGGIGVAIPGELAAQSVEDLERFGIPQRGWLGASLVSLEELPPVLLRALGLTTTQGAMVDRVEPGSPAARAGLRGAQRDAQGRLLALGDVILAINGKPVKDKAEVVRQIARFRPGDRVRLTLWREGRRLEATLVMMARPRR
- a CDS encoding RCC1 domain-containing protein — protein: MALAAGQAHLLVLGEDGRVYALGENEMGQLGDGTQESRLEPRPVEGLLGVRAIGAGDAHSLALLADGRLFAWGDNRFGQLGDGTREVRLRPVQVRLP
- a CDS encoding PaaI family thioesterase, with amino-acid sequence MDKDAFLAKETLDKTLGVRYLKAEKDEVVAELAVSPRVHQPFGFLHGGATVALAESVASLGGFLNCPPGYGAFGLEINCNHIRSKREGTIRAVGRPLHVGRTTQVWEVKVYDEEEKLVAASRCTLAVVPLEPGK